In the Streptomyces fradiae ATCC 10745 = DSM 40063 genome, one interval contains:
- a CDS encoding TrmH family RNA methyltransferase, with amino-acid sequence MAELLTVDDPDDPRLHDYTGLTDVELRRRREPEEGLFIAEGEKVIRRALNAGYGMRSMLLSAKWVDVMRDVIDEAPAPVYVVDPALAERVTGYHVHRGALASMRREPLPAAGDLLAAARRVAVMESVNDHTNIGAIFRSAAALGMDAVLLSPDCADPLYRRSVKVSMGAVFSVPYARLGDWPRDLRTVREAGFRLLALTPGEDAVPLDEAAPHRLERVALMLGAEGEGLSARALRAADTRVRIPMAHGVDSLNVGAAAAVAFYAVTSGRPQP; translated from the coding sequence GTGGCAGAACTCCTCACCGTCGACGACCCCGACGACCCGCGCCTCCACGACTACACGGGCCTCACCGACGTGGAGTTGCGGCGCCGCCGCGAGCCGGAGGAGGGACTGTTCATCGCCGAGGGCGAGAAGGTCATCCGCCGCGCGCTGAACGCGGGGTACGGGATGCGGTCGATGCTGCTCTCCGCGAAGTGGGTCGACGTGATGCGGGACGTCATCGACGAGGCCCCGGCCCCCGTCTACGTGGTGGATCCGGCCCTCGCCGAGCGGGTCACCGGCTACCACGTGCACCGGGGCGCGCTCGCCTCCATGCGCCGCGAGCCGCTGCCCGCCGCGGGCGACCTCCTGGCGGCGGCCCGCCGCGTGGCCGTCATGGAGTCCGTCAACGACCACACCAACATCGGGGCCATCTTCCGCAGCGCCGCCGCGCTCGGCATGGACGCGGTCCTGCTCTCCCCGGACTGCGCCGACCCGCTGTACCGGCGTTCGGTGAAGGTGTCGATGGGCGCGGTGTTCTCCGTCCCGTACGCCCGGCTCGGCGACTGGCCGCGTGACCTTCGGACGGTGCGGGAGGCGGGGTTCCGCCTGCTGGCGCTGACGCCCGGCGAGGACGCGGTCCCGCTGGACGAGGCCGCCCCCCACCGGCTGGAGCGGGTGGCGCTGATGCTGGGCGCCGAGGGCGAGGGCCTGTCGGCCCGCGCGCTGCGGGCGGCCGACACACGGGTGCGCATCCCCATGGCGCACGGCGTCGACTCACTGAACGTCGGGGCCGCGGCGGCGGTGGCGTTCTACGCCGTCACCTCGGGGCGCCCTCAGCCCTGA
- the cobA gene encoding uroporphyrinogen-III C-methyltransferase, translating into MVENAEQPAYPVGLRLAGRRVVVIGGGQVAQRRLPALIAAGADITLVSPSATPSVEAMAEAGEIRWERRRYEEGDLADTWYALVATTDREANARASAEAERTRTWCVRADDAEAATAWTPATGRIEGVTVAVLTGTDPRRSAAVRDAIVEGLRDGTLAAPQHRARAPFVALVGGGPGDPDLITVRGRRLLAEADVVIADRLGPRDLLDELPPHVEVIDAAKIPYGRFMAQEAINNALIDHAKRGRSVVRLKGGDPFVFGRGMEEAQALAEAGIACTVVPGISSSISVPGAAGIPVTHRGVAHEFTVVSGHVAPDDPRSLVDWASLARLRGTLVILMGVDKIGKIAEALIAHGKDPATPLALVQEGTTAAQRRVDATLATVAETVRAQDVRPPAVIVIGEVVREAPDKHAG; encoded by the coding sequence ATGGTCGAGAACGCCGAGCAGCCCGCCTACCCCGTCGGACTCCGCCTTGCCGGGCGCCGTGTCGTCGTCATCGGCGGCGGCCAGGTGGCGCAGCGCCGCCTCCCGGCGCTGATCGCCGCGGGCGCCGACATCACCCTCGTCTCGCCGTCCGCCACCCCGTCCGTGGAGGCGATGGCCGAGGCGGGCGAGATCCGCTGGGAGCGCCGCCGCTACGAGGAGGGCGACCTCGCCGACACCTGGTACGCGCTCGTCGCGACGACCGACCGGGAGGCCAACGCCCGCGCGTCCGCCGAGGCCGAGCGGACCAGGACGTGGTGCGTACGCGCCGACGACGCCGAGGCGGCCACCGCCTGGACCCCGGCGACCGGCAGGATCGAAGGCGTCACCGTCGCCGTCCTCACCGGCACCGACCCGCGCCGCTCGGCGGCCGTGCGGGACGCGATCGTGGAGGGCCTGCGCGACGGCACGCTGGCGGCGCCCCAGCACCGCGCCCGCGCGCCGTTCGTCGCCCTGGTCGGCGGGGGCCCCGGCGACCCCGACCTCATCACCGTGCGCGGCCGCCGGCTGCTCGCCGAGGCGGACGTGGTGATCGCCGACCGGCTCGGCCCGCGCGACCTGCTGGACGAACTGCCGCCGCACGTCGAGGTGATCGACGCGGCGAAGATCCCGTACGGCCGGTTCATGGCCCAGGAGGCCATCAACAACGCGCTGATCGACCACGCCAAGCGGGGCAGGTCCGTGGTCCGCCTGAAGGGCGGTGACCCCTTCGTCTTCGGCCGGGGCATGGAGGAGGCGCAGGCGCTCGCCGAGGCGGGCATCGCCTGCACGGTCGTGCCGGGCATCTCCAGCTCGATCTCCGTGCCGGGCGCCGCCGGCATCCCGGTCACGCACCGGGGGGTCGCCCATGAGTTCACCGTGGTCAGCGGCCATGTCGCCCCGGACGATCCGCGCTCCCTGGTGGACTGGGCGTCCCTGGCGAGGCTGCGGGGCACGCTGGTGATCCTCATGGGCGTCGACAAGATCGGCAAGATCGCCGAGGCGCTGATCGCGCACGGCAAGGACCCGGCGACCCCGCTCGCCCTCGTCCAGGAGGGCACCACGGCGGCGCAGCGCCGGGTCGACGCGACGCTCGCCACGGTGGCGGAGACGGTACGGGCCCAGGACGTGCGCCCGCCCGCGGTCATCGTCATCGGCGAGGTCGTCCGCGAGGCCCCCGACAAGCACGCCGGCTGA
- a CDS encoding serine/threonine-protein kinase, whose amino-acid sequence MAMMRLRREDPRVVGSFRLHRRLGAGGMGVVYLGSDRRGQRVALKVIRPDLAEDQEFRSRFAREVSAARRIRGGCTARLVAADLEAERPWFATQYVPGPSLHDKIAEEGPLPAVDVAAIGAALSEGLVAVHEAGVVHRDLKPSNILLSPKGPRIIDFGIAWATGASTLTHVGTAVGSPGFLAPEQVRGAAVTPATDVFALGATLAYAAMGDSPFGQGSSEVMLYRVVHEEPQLHGVPDALAPLVRACLAKEPEERPSTLQLSLRLKEIAAREAQGLGMTAPPAEARPVAPRSGRAERPERADRATGGRRAGRPAPRPTERYTERTAQGRAQRTPAPRGRGPQSLPSSRTGGGRAQGHPSQAGARTGPRTGPRRPGGGTGTSPGLRRPANPRLLRQRLFVFVVVTLVVLAGIAGAQALQG is encoded by the coding sequence ATGGCGATGATGCGGCTCCGGCGCGAGGACCCGCGTGTCGTCGGCTCGTTCCGGTTGCACCGGCGGCTCGGCGCGGGCGGCATGGGCGTCGTGTACCTCGGCTCCGACCGGCGCGGGCAGCGGGTGGCGCTGAAGGTGATCCGCCCCGACCTGGCGGAGGACCAGGAGTTCCGGTCCCGCTTCGCGCGCGAGGTGTCGGCCGCCCGGCGCATCCGCGGCGGCTGCACGGCCCGGCTCGTGGCGGCCGACCTGGAGGCCGAACGCCCCTGGTTCGCCACCCAGTACGTGCCCGGCCCCTCCCTCCACGACAAGATCGCCGAGGAGGGGCCGCTGCCCGCGGTCGACGTCGCCGCGATCGGCGCCGCGCTGTCGGAGGGCCTCGTCGCCGTCCACGAGGCGGGGGTCGTGCACCGTGACCTGAAACCGTCGAACATCCTGCTCTCCCCCAAGGGGCCGCGGATCATCGACTTCGGCATCGCCTGGGCGACCGGCGCCTCCACGCTCACCCACGTCGGCACGGCCGTCGGCTCCCCCGGCTTCCTCGCGCCCGAGCAGGTGCGCGGGGCGGCCGTCACCCCGGCGACGGACGTCTTCGCGCTGGGCGCGACCCTGGCGTACGCGGCGATGGGCGACTCCCCCTTCGGGCAGGGCAGCTCCGAGGTGATGCTGTACCGCGTCGTCCACGAGGAGCCGCAGCTGCACGGCGTCCCCGACGCGCTGGCCCCTCTCGTACGGGCGTGCCTGGCGAAGGAGCCCGAGGAGCGGCCCAGCACCCTGCAGCTGTCGCTGCGGCTGAAGGAGATCGCCGCACGCGAGGCGCAGGGGCTCGGCATGACCGCCCCGCCCGCGGAGGCCCGGCCCGTCGCCCCGCGCTCCGGGCGGGCGGAGCGGCCGGAGCGCGCCGACCGGGCCACGGGCGGGCGGCGGGCCGGCCGCCCGGCGCCCCGGCCCACGGAGCGGTACACCGAGCGCACCGCGCAGGGCCGGGCGCAGCGCACCCCGGCGCCCCGCGGGCGCGGTCCGCAGTCCCTGCCGTCGTCCCGGACCGGCGGGGGGCGGGCGCAGGGCCACCCCTCGCAGGCGGGCGCCAGGACCGGCCCCCGCACCGGGCCCCGTCGGCCGGGCGGGGGCACCGGCACCTCACCGGGCCTGCGGCGGCCCGCCAACCCGCGGCTGCTGCGTCAGCGATTGTTCGTGTTCGTCGTCGTGACGCTGGTCGTCCTCGCGGGCATCGCCGGAGCGCAGGCCCTTCAGGGCTGA
- the cobT gene encoding nicotinate-nucleotide--dimethylbenzimidazole phosphoribosyltransferase, which yields MTDTGQVPGEGQPEHAGTVEQPGTPAPDAYTYLDPSAPATEDDDLLLMPGAQGAWTEPQPGVAPAPPVTVPLPQAPPGEQTPYEHTPQDPTAQGPATDGHGIAHTPQQPHPAQPPQQAPRRPLHMGPPMPDTGGVVRSLADRGPAPVAPAAPAPAPAPMPAVSVPAPGPEQQTAAVPAAPEAQPWAQAPGPAETAAPDATATGPYAPAEAAAPAAQLAPPAPTVPAPRHAAPAQHPAPEAPATGVPAQHAPIPPQAAEQAPAQEPAAEAPTDTQPVEAQPVDAPPAEAAEAQPVEPSQPVEPSQPVEAATAAQPEPEAAQTAPAPAEATPEAPAQPAQPTEPAEAAPAADAPAEAPAGAPTEAPAPETVAPQPQPEPVTEARPGPAAAQTEPPAAPAPAPEDEAQAAVDPAPAEPNAPEAPEAPAADAAPADPATATAPADEAPARVEPAAEPESAEPTAVPAPAEGAPEAAQEAEAPAEAPAQEAPAAPPAPEAAPVAEPVAETAPPAETPAEPRAETVPAPVATPEEESPAPAAEVPATEVPAAEVPADAVAAPVEPAATEQAPTQLPGTEQAEPGAPAAPAGQPRQEPQPQTADAGAVPATAPESTVEPPAPAAPTETGSPETAAPATALDAQPADTAPAAAPAPEAAPEPAPETAPEAAPEADPTPAPEVPTPEANAPETTPAPETTPGPEATAPETTPAPEATAPEATAPETTPAPEATAPETTPAPDAPAPEATPVAAPAPAGPPAPGYADDEREAILRVMRERRDIRNGFRSDPIPHEVLLRVLEAAHTAPSVGHSQPWDFVVIRSAETRRAMHELAQRQREAYARSLPKGRAKQFKELKIEAILDTPVNIVVTADPTRGGRHTLGRHTQPQMAPYSSALAVENLWLAARAEGLGVGWVSFFDEREMVRALGLPEHLEVVAYLCVGYVDEFPEEPELMQAGWSRRRPLSWVVHEETYGRRALPGEEPHDLLQETVAGIRPLDAKALGEAWERQKRMTKPSGALGMLEIISAQLCGLSRTCPPPIPEPAAVAIFAGDHGVHAQGVTAWPQEVTAQMVANFLGGGAVCNAFANQVGAEVCVVDVGVAAELPATPGLLPRKVRAGTADFMTGPALTRDEVLAAIEVGVETARDLVAAGNKAILTGEMGIANTTASAALISVYTGADPAEVTGRGTGINDEMHARKVDVVRRALELHQPDPADPIGVLGAVGGLEHAAMVGFILGGASLRTPVILDGVSAGAAALVARAVAPESLAACIAGHRSAEPGHMAALNKLGLRPLVDLDLRLGEGTGALLALPLVQSAARAMHEVATFDSAGVTEK from the coding sequence ATGACCGACACCGGCCAGGTCCCGGGCGAGGGGCAGCCGGAGCACGCAGGCACGGTGGAGCAGCCGGGCACGCCCGCCCCGGACGCGTACACCTACCTCGACCCCTCCGCCCCCGCGACCGAAGACGACGACCTGCTCCTGATGCCGGGCGCCCAGGGCGCCTGGACGGAGCCGCAGCCCGGTGTCGCCCCGGCCCCGCCCGTCACCGTGCCGCTGCCGCAGGCCCCGCCCGGTGAGCAGACGCCGTACGAGCACACCCCGCAGGACCCGACCGCCCAGGGCCCGGCGACGGACGGCCACGGCATCGCCCACACCCCCCAGCAGCCCCACCCCGCCCAGCCGCCGCAGCAGGCCCCGCGGCGTCCTCTGCACATGGGCCCGCCCATGCCGGACACGGGCGGCGTCGTCCGCTCCCTGGCCGACCGCGGCCCGGCCCCCGTGGCCCCCGCCGCCCCGGCCCCGGCACCCGCGCCCATGCCGGCCGTGAGCGTCCCGGCGCCCGGCCCCGAGCAGCAGACCGCGGCCGTCCCGGCCGCGCCGGAGGCGCAGCCGTGGGCCCAGGCCCCCGGCCCTGCGGAGACGGCCGCCCCCGACGCGACGGCGACCGGCCCTTACGCGCCGGCCGAGGCCGCCGCGCCGGCCGCGCAGCTCGCGCCGCCCGCGCCGACCGTTCCGGCGCCCCGTCATGCCGCTCCGGCGCAGCACCCCGCGCCCGAGGCCCCGGCCACCGGTGTCCCGGCGCAGCACGCCCCGATCCCGCCCCAGGCGGCGGAGCAGGCCCCGGCCCAGGAGCCCGCCGCCGAGGCGCCCACCGACACGCAGCCGGTCGAGGCCCAGCCGGTCGACGCCCCGCCCGCCGAAGCGGCCGAGGCGCAGCCCGTCGAGCCGTCCCAGCCCGTCGAGCCGTCCCAGCCCGTCGAGGCGGCGACGGCGGCCCAGCCCGAGCCGGAGGCCGCCCAGACGGCCCCCGCTCCGGCCGAGGCGACGCCCGAGGCCCCGGCCCAGCCCGCGCAGCCGACGGAGCCCGCGGAGGCGGCACCCGCCGCTGACGCACCGGCCGAGGCACCCGCCGGCGCTCCCACCGAGGCCCCGGCCCCCGAGACGGTGGCCCCCCAGCCGCAGCCCGAACCGGTGACCGAGGCGCGGCCCGGACCGGCCGCCGCCCAGACCGAGCCCCCCGCCGCCCCCGCCCCGGCCCCGGAGGACGAGGCCCAGGCTGCCGTCGACCCGGCCCCCGCGGAGCCGAACGCCCCGGAGGCCCCCGAGGCCCCGGCCGCCGACGCGGCGCCCGCCGACCCGGCCACCGCCACCGCCCCCGCGGACGAGGCGCCCGCCCGGGTGGAGCCCGCGGCGGAGCCGGAGTCCGCCGAGCCGACGGCCGTACCCGCTCCGGCCGAGGGCGCGCCCGAGGCGGCCCAGGAGGCCGAGGCGCCCGCCGAAGCCCCGGCGCAGGAGGCCCCCGCGGCCCCGCCCGCGCCCGAGGCGGCACCCGTCGCGGAACCGGTCGCGGAAACCGCACCGCCCGCCGAGACCCCCGCCGAGCCCCGGGCCGAGACCGTGCCCGCCCCGGTGGCGACCCCGGAGGAGGAGTCCCCGGCCCCCGCCGCCGAGGTGCCCGCCACCGAGGTGCCCGCCGCCGAGGTGCCCGCCGACGCGGTGGCCGCCCCGGTGGAGCCCGCTGCCACCGAGCAGGCCCCCACCCAGCTGCCGGGCACCGAGCAGGCCGAGCCCGGGGCGCCGGCCGCCCCCGCCGGGCAGCCGCGGCAGGAGCCGCAGCCGCAGACGGCCGACGCGGGCGCCGTGCCCGCCACCGCGCCGGAGAGCACCGTCGAGCCGCCCGCCCCGGCCGCGCCCACCGAGACCGGGTCACCCGAGACGGCGGCCCCGGCCACCGCCCTGGACGCACAGCCCGCCGACACCGCGCCCGCGGCCGCACCGGCTCCCGAGGCGGCACCGGAACCCGCGCCCGAGACGGCCCCCGAAGCCGCGCCCGAGGCGGACCCCACGCCCGCCCCGGAGGTCCCCACTCCGGAGGCCAACGCCCCGGAGACCACCCCGGCTCCGGAGACCACCCCCGGCCCGGAGGCCACCGCCCCGGAGACCACCCCCGCCCCGGAGGCCACCGCCCCGGAGGCCACCGCCCCGGAGACCACCCCCGCCCCGGAGGCCACCGCCCCGGAGACCACCCCCGCCCCGGACGCCCCGGCCCCGGAGGCCACCCCCGTCGCCGCGCCCGCCCCGGCCGGCCCGCCCGCGCCCGGCTACGCCGACGACGAGCGGGAGGCGATCCTGCGCGTGATGCGCGAGCGGCGCGACATCCGCAACGGCTTCCGGAGCGACCCCATCCCGCACGAGGTGCTGCTCCGGGTCCTGGAGGCCGCGCACACGGCACCGTCCGTCGGGCACTCCCAGCCGTGGGACTTCGTCGTCATCCGGTCCGCCGAGACGCGCCGCGCGATGCACGAGCTGGCGCAGCGCCAGCGCGAGGCGTACGCCAGGTCGCTGCCCAAGGGGCGGGCCAAGCAGTTCAAGGAACTGAAGATCGAGGCCATCCTCGACACCCCGGTGAACATCGTGGTCACCGCCGACCCGACGCGGGGCGGGCGCCACACGCTGGGCCGCCACACGCAGCCGCAGATGGCGCCGTACTCGTCCGCGCTCGCGGTGGAGAACCTCTGGCTGGCGGCCCGCGCCGAGGGGCTCGGCGTCGGCTGGGTCAGCTTCTTCGACGAGCGGGAGATGGTCCGCGCCCTCGGGCTGCCCGAGCACCTCGAAGTCGTCGCGTACCTGTGCGTCGGCTACGTCGACGAGTTCCCCGAGGAGCCGGAGCTGATGCAGGCGGGCTGGTCCAGGCGGCGTCCCCTGTCGTGGGTCGTCCACGAGGAGACGTACGGGCGGCGCGCCCTGCCCGGCGAGGAGCCGCACGACCTGCTCCAGGAGACCGTCGCCGGCATCCGCCCGCTGGACGCCAAGGCGCTCGGCGAGGCGTGGGAGCGGCAGAAGCGCATGACGAAGCCGTCCGGCGCGCTCGGCATGCTGGAGATCATCTCCGCGCAGCTCTGCGGCCTGTCCCGGACGTGCCCCCCGCCCATCCCCGAGCCGGCCGCCGTGGCGATCTTCGCCGGTGACCACGGGGTGCACGCCCAGGGCGTCACCGCCTGGCCGCAGGAGGTGACGGCGCAGATGGTCGCCAACTTCCTCGGCGGGGGCGCCGTCTGCAACGCCTTCGCCAACCAGGTGGGCGCCGAGGTGTGCGTGGTGGACGTCGGGGTCGCCGCCGAGCTGCCCGCCACACCGGGCCTGCTGCCCCGCAAGGTGCGCGCCGGCACGGCGGACTTCATGACCGGCCCGGCCCTCACCCGCGACGAGGTGCTCGCCGCGATCGAGGTCGGCGTCGAGACGGCCCGCGACCTCGTCGCCGCCGGCAACAAGGCGATCCTGACGGGAGAGATGGGCATCGCCAACACCACGGCGTCCGCCGCGCTGATCTCCGTCTACACGGGCGCCGACCCGGCCGAGGTGACGGGCCGGGGCACCGGCATCAACGACGAGATGCACGCCCGCAAGGTCGACGTGGTGCGCCGCGCCCTCGAACTGCACCAGCCGGACCCGGCCGACCCGATCGGCGTGCTGGGCGCGGTCGGCGGCCTGGAGCACGCGGCCATGGTCGGGTTCATCCTGGGCGGCGCGTCGCTCCGTACGCCGGTGATCCTGGACGGGGTCAGCGCGGGGGCCGCGGCGCTCGTCGCGCGGGCCGTGGCGCCCGAGTCGCTGGCCGCGTGCATCGCGGGCCACCGCAGCGCCGAGCCGGGTCACATGGCGGCGCTCAACAAGCTGGGCCTGCGTCCCCTGGTCGACCTGGACCTCCGCCTCGGCGAGGGCACCGGCGCCCTGCTGGCCCTGCCGCTGGTCCAGAGCGCCGCACGGGCGATGCACGAGGTGGCGACGTTCGACTCGGCGGGCGTCACCGAGAAGTAG
- a CDS encoding chorismate-binding protein — protein MYDLAPLARFGGLLATDLRDVTSDPEALESSGFWAVAADFEGRLTCARFGDVRPDPVPAPVPGRWRGPAAGDWTSSLDREAYTAGVRRIRAYIAAGEVYQANLCRVLSAPLPAGTADVDALTALLARGNPAPYAGTIRLPAHGVEIATASPELYLRRDGATVESGPIKGTGRTPEDLLEKDHAENVMIVDLVRNDLGRVCATGSVTVPRLCAVEPHPGLVHLVSTVRGELGPGEGWPGLLAATFPPGSVTGAPKSSALRIIGELETAPRGPYCGGIGWVDADRRTGELAVGIRTFWIDRREHRGVLRFGTGAGITWGSDPEREWEETELKAARLLAVASGLYEASGSGRTI, from the coding sequence GTGTACGACCTCGCTCCTCTGGCCCGCTTCGGCGGGCTCCTCGCCACCGACCTGCGGGACGTCACCAGCGATCCGGAGGCCCTGGAGTCCTCCGGGTTCTGGGCCGTCGCCGCCGACTTCGAGGGCCGCCTCACCTGCGCCCGCTTCGGAGACGTCCGCCCCGACCCGGTGCCCGCGCCGGTGCCCGGCCGCTGGCGCGGGCCCGCCGCCGGCGACTGGACGTCGTCGCTCGACCGCGAGGCGTACACCGCGGGCGTCCGCCGCATCCGCGCGTACATCGCGGCCGGCGAGGTGTACCAGGCGAACCTCTGCCGCGTCCTGTCCGCGCCGCTCCCGGCCGGCACCGCCGACGTGGACGCCCTCACCGCCCTGCTGGCCCGCGGCAACCCCGCCCCCTATGCAGGAACGATCCGCCTCCCCGCGCACGGCGTGGAGATCGCCACCGCCTCCCCCGAGCTGTACCTGCGCCGCGACGGCGCCACCGTCGAGTCCGGTCCCATCAAGGGCACCGGCAGGACCCCCGAGGACCTGCTGGAGAAGGACCACGCCGAGAACGTCATGATCGTCGACCTGGTCCGCAACGACCTCGGCCGCGTCTGCGCCACCGGCAGCGTCACCGTCCCGAGGCTCTGCGCCGTCGAACCCCACCCCGGCCTCGTCCACCTCGTCTCCACCGTGCGCGGCGAGCTGGGCCCCGGGGAGGGCTGGCCCGGCCTGCTGGCCGCCACCTTCCCGCCCGGCTCCGTCACCGGGGCCCCCAAGTCCAGCGCCCTTCGGATCATCGGCGAACTGGAGACGGCGCCCCGCGGCCCGTACTGCGGCGGCATCGGCTGGGTCGACGCCGACCGGCGCACCGGCGAGCTGGCCGTCGGCATCCGCACCTTCTGGATCGACCGGCGCGAGCACCGGGGCGTCCTGCGGTTCGGCACCGGCGCGGGCATCACCTGGGGCTCGGACCCGGAGCGGGAGTGGGAGGAGACCGAGCTGAAGGCGGCGCGCCTCCTCGCGGTAGCGTCGGGCCTGTACGAGGCGAGCGGGAGCGGAAGGACCATCTGA
- a CDS encoding GNAT family N-acetyltransferase: MTTTLRPSGPLQQADDGTLARSYEVCVNSRPVGAVRVATLPAPGRPLGTISDLRVDEADRGRGRGTVAALAAEEVLRGWRCERIRVSVPAGAHAARRLAGALGYVETGHVLAKDLGPVDGADPADPADPEGPVPGGVGIRAMTDAEAAAWIAAEPGRAALLPDGPATDGTRLHVAVRDGTRIGHLWTGWRDLPTGERVPYVWEVAVAASERGRGHGRRLMRFAERVVRDAGGGRLVLRVDPGNAPARALYASLGYRPLLTDLEKTLY, translated from the coding sequence ATGACCACCACCCTGCGGCCGTCCGGGCCGCTCCAGCAGGCCGACGACGGCACCCTGGCGCGCTCCTACGAGGTGTGCGTCAACAGCCGTCCCGTCGGCGCCGTCCGCGTCGCCACGCTCCCCGCGCCCGGCCGCCCCCTCGGCACCATCAGCGACCTGCGGGTGGACGAGGCGGACCGCGGGCGCGGCCGGGGCACCGTCGCCGCGCTCGCCGCCGAGGAGGTGCTGCGCGGCTGGCGCTGCGAGCGGATACGGGTCAGCGTGCCCGCCGGCGCCCACGCCGCCCGCCGCCTCGCCGGCGCCCTCGGGTACGTCGAGACGGGCCACGTCCTCGCCAAGGACCTCGGCCCGGTGGACGGCGCCGATCCGGCCGATCCGGCCGATCCGGAGGGGCCCGTGCCCGGCGGGGTGGGGATCCGGGCCATGACGGACGCGGAGGCCGCCGCCTGGATCGCCGCCGAACCGGGCCGCGCCGCGCTGCTCCCCGACGGCCCCGCCACCGACGGCACCCGGCTCCACGTCGCGGTGCGCGACGGCACCCGGATCGGCCACCTGTGGACCGGATGGCGCGACCTGCCGACGGGGGAGCGGGTGCCGTACGTGTGGGAGGTCGCCGTCGCCGCGTCCGAGCGCGGCCGGGGCCACGGCCGCCGGCTGATGCGCTTCGCCGAGCGCGTCGTACGCGACGCGGGCGGCGGCCGGCTCGTCCTGCGGGTGGACCCGGGCAACGCCCCGGCCCGCGCGCTCTACGCGTCGCTCGGCTACCGGCCGCTGCTCACGGACCTCGAGAAGACCCTGTACTGA
- a CDS encoding aminotransferase class IV, whose amino-acid sequence MKLWVNGELRDADAATISVLDHGLTVGDGVFETLKTVDGRPFALDLHLDRLVRSARGLGLPDPDLDEVRRACAAVVEANPVRLGRLRVTYTGGLSPLGSDRGDAGPSLFVALGETAPRPDTTAVVTVPWTRNERGALTGLKTTSYAENVVALAHAHRQGASEALFANTVGRLCEGTGSNVFVVVDGRIHTPPLSSGCLAGITRHLAVEWTGAQETDLPMDVLRTADEVFLTSTLRDVQAVHRVDGRELGTAPGPVTTKAMRLFAERAAAM is encoded by the coding sequence ATGAAGCTGTGGGTCAACGGCGAACTGCGGGACGCGGACGCTGCGACGATCTCCGTCCTGGACCACGGCCTGACCGTGGGCGACGGCGTCTTCGAGACGCTCAAGACCGTCGACGGCCGGCCCTTCGCCCTCGACCTCCACCTCGACCGGCTCGTCCGCTCCGCGCGCGGGCTCGGCCTGCCCGACCCGGACCTGGACGAGGTGCGCCGCGCGTGCGCCGCCGTCGTGGAGGCCAACCCGGTCCGGCTCGGCCGGCTGCGCGTCACGTACACCGGCGGGCTCTCCCCGCTCGGCTCCGACCGGGGCGACGCGGGCCCCAGCCTCTTCGTCGCCCTCGGCGAGACCGCCCCCCGCCCCGACACGACCGCGGTCGTCACCGTCCCCTGGACCCGCAACGAGCGCGGCGCCCTCACGGGCCTGAAGACCACCTCGTACGCGGAGAACGTCGTCGCCCTCGCCCACGCCCACCGCCAGGGGGCGTCCGAGGCGCTGTTCGCCAACACGGTCGGCCGGCTCTGCGAGGGGACCGGCTCCAACGTCTTCGTCGTCGTCGACGGCCGGATCCACACCCCGCCGCTGTCCTCCGGCTGCCTCGCCGGGATCACCCGGCACCTCGCCGTCGAGTGGACCGGCGCCCAGGAGACCGACCTCCCCATGGACGTGCTGCGCACGGCCGACGAGGTCTTCCTGACCTCCACGCTGCGCGACGTCCAGGCCGTCCACCGGGTGGACGGCCGCGAGCTGGGCACCGCGCCCGGCCCGGTCACCACCAAGGCCATGCGGCTCTTCGCCGAGCGGGCCGCCGCGATGTGA